A genomic region of Gemmata massiliana contains the following coding sequences:
- a CDS encoding WD40 repeat domain-containing serine/threonine protein kinase, whose translation MAAPMTTPDFLDLVRTSGLIDENTLARVSDEFPAEPIACAEKLVSAEVLTPFQAKQILAGRVRGLVLGQYRVLGPLGKGGMGVVYLAEHVDLGRKVAIKVLNEEQAREKLGLERFFREARAVAALDHPNIVRLHDITQAAGTHFLVMEFVDGVDLQAILDKSGPLLPERAANYIAQAAAGLRHAHGKGFVHRDVKPANLILASDGTVKVLDMGLARSVCNPKDSLTATLDEDVIVGTADYLSPEQALNADLDARSDIYSLGATFFALLTGRAPFQGSTAQKVAQHQMAATPDVSKIRPDVAPGLAAVVTRMMAKLPRDRYQSAREVLVALGPWLPVDMPSGITSVLRGNDTTAVNLTALQARRTKLQRALHSRTIRRAVWCAPVLVAGLLYAVLGAKSAHPQSGEGADPQYSLATEAQILSGHTTPVNDIVLSPDGTRCASVDWDGKLFIWDAKTGARLHNPPTRPGARGLVCATTPNGRHLLVAGERMPILVFDWETGREVRAYQAHEKATWGLAVSPGGEYLLTSGADGTVILRDMTSGDEVRRFEFSAKQVWAVAFSPDGTKFAAGCGEGPIPNESNFIKVWATADGSELNRLTGHTGEVRAIEFRPDGQALASGGFDGTIRLWNLNTGTEIRSIDAHDGIVERVRFLSDGRRMVTCGGPMQDVKPTGEGGTVKVWDTLTGRELTCWRGGVWADLISIMPSRDGRFAVAGGRDHNVRIWPLPPAPVGPLVYSFQFPQNMLFKSTFRDGEHGDTHASELTGKGIYLHCWKKESVAEFRGEVTEGRSWIGLTNLNTEVSSQILFQFDEGLNLPVLPGKKYRVSVEYRTTNDAHGVAQIRNPKEGEYPVLSEARLEGTDGKWKTIELTFQRSTGGKIDVCVLNNTVGEGNQLAVRTVEILEADPVK comes from the coding sequence CTCCCGATTTCCTCGACCTAGTCCGCACGAGCGGTCTAATCGACGAAAATACCCTCGCCCGCGTCTCCGACGAGTTCCCGGCGGAACCGATCGCGTGCGCAGAGAAACTAGTAAGTGCCGAGGTGCTCACGCCGTTCCAGGCGAAGCAGATCCTCGCGGGCCGCGTGCGCGGGCTGGTGTTGGGGCAGTACCGGGTGCTCGGCCCGTTGGGTAAGGGTGGGATGGGCGTCGTGTACCTCGCGGAACACGTCGACCTTGGGCGCAAGGTTGCGATCAAGGTGCTGAACGAGGAACAGGCCCGCGAGAAACTCGGACTGGAGCGATTCTTCCGCGAGGCCCGCGCGGTCGCGGCCCTCGACCACCCGAACATCGTCCGGCTGCACGACATCACCCAGGCGGCCGGGACGCACTTTTTGGTCATGGAATTCGTGGACGGTGTCGACCTCCAGGCGATCCTCGACAAGTCTGGCCCTCTACTCCCCGAGCGCGCCGCCAACTACATCGCCCAGGCCGCGGCGGGGTTGCGGCACGCCCACGGCAAGGGCTTCGTTCACCGCGACGTCAAGCCCGCGAACCTGATCCTGGCGAGCGACGGCACCGTGAAGGTGCTCGACATGGGGCTCGCCCGGTCCGTCTGCAACCCAAAAGATTCGCTCACCGCCACTCTGGACGAAGACGTCATCGTCGGGACCGCGGATTACCTCTCCCCGGAACAGGCCCTCAACGCGGACCTCGACGCCCGGAGCGACATTTACAGCCTCGGGGCGACGTTCTTCGCGCTGCTCACGGGGCGCGCGCCGTTCCAGGGGTCGACCGCGCAGAAAGTGGCCCAGCACCAAATGGCGGCGACGCCGGACGTGAGCAAGATCCGGCCCGACGTCGCGCCCGGACTGGCGGCCGTCGTCACGCGCATGATGGCGAAGCTCCCGCGGGACCGGTACCAATCGGCGCGCGAGGTACTCGTCGCGCTCGGCCCGTGGCTCCCGGTCGACATGCCGAGCGGGATCACGAGCGTGCTCCGGGGCAATGACACGACGGCCGTGAACCTGACCGCTTTACAAGCGCGGCGGACGAAACTCCAGCGCGCCCTGCACTCGCGCACGATCCGGCGCGCCGTCTGGTGCGCGCCGGTCCTCGTCGCCGGCCTCCTGTACGCGGTCCTCGGGGCGAAATCGGCCCACCCGCAATCCGGTGAAGGCGCCGACCCTCAGTACTCGCTGGCCACCGAAGCGCAGATCCTGTCCGGTCACACCACCCCCGTAAACGACATTGTGCTCTCACCGGACGGAACGCGGTGCGCGTCCGTCGATTGGGACGGCAAGTTGTTCATTTGGGACGCCAAAACGGGCGCCCGGCTCCACAACCCGCCGACGCGCCCCGGCGCGCGCGGACTGGTCTGCGCGACCACCCCGAACGGGCGCCACCTGCTCGTCGCCGGGGAGCGCATGCCGATCCTGGTCTTCGACTGGGAGACCGGGCGCGAGGTCCGCGCGTACCAGGCACACGAGAAGGCGACTTGGGGGCTCGCGGTGTCCCCCGGTGGCGAGTACCTGTTAACCAGCGGGGCCGACGGTACCGTGATCCTCCGGGATATGACCAGTGGCGACGAAGTGCGGCGGTTCGAGTTCTCGGCCAAACAGGTCTGGGCCGTTGCGTTCTCCCCGGACGGCACGAAGTTCGCCGCCGGGTGCGGCGAAGGGCCGATCCCCAACGAATCGAATTTCATCAAGGTGTGGGCGACGGCCGACGGGAGCGAACTGAACCGATTGACCGGTCACACAGGGGAGGTCCGGGCGATCGAGTTCCGCCCGGACGGGCAGGCCCTCGCCTCGGGCGGGTTCGACGGCACCATTCGGCTGTGGAACCTGAACACCGGCACGGAGATCCGCAGTATCGATGCGCACGACGGGATCGTCGAGCGCGTCCGCTTCCTGTCCGACGGGCGGCGCATGGTCACGTGCGGCGGCCCGATGCAGGACGTCAAGCCGACCGGCGAGGGCGGGACCGTCAAAGTCTGGGACACGCTGACCGGCCGAGAGCTTACGTGCTGGCGCGGGGGCGTGTGGGCCGACCTGATCAGCATCATGCCCTCCCGAGACGGCCGGTTCGCGGTGGCCGGCGGGCGCGACCACAACGTGCGCATCTGGCCCCTCCCGCCAGCCCCCGTTGGCCCGCTCGTTTACAGCTTCCAGTTCCCTCAAAACATGCTGTTCAAGTCCACGTTCCGGGACGGCGAGCACGGCGACACCCACGCGTCGGAGTTGACCGGAAAGGGGATTTACCTGCACTGCTGGAAGAAAGAGTCGGTAGCCGAGTTCCGCGGTGAAGTAACCGAAGGGCGCTCGTGGATCGGTCTCACGAACCTCAACACCGAGGTCTCGAGTCAGATACTGTTCCAGTTCGATGAAGGGTTGAACCTACCGGTGCTACCCGGGAAAAAATACCGCGTGTCCGTGGAATATCGGACGACGAACGATGCCCACGGCGTCGCGCAGATCCGGAACCCGAAGGAGGGGGAATACCCCGTCCTCTCCGAAGCCCGGCTGGAAGGGACCGACGGAAAGTGGAAGACCATTGAACTGACGTTCCAGCGCTCGACCGGTGGGAAGATCGACGTGTGCGTCCTCAACAATACGGTCGGCGAGGGTAACCAACTCGCGGTGCGAACGGTCGAGATCCTGGAAGCCGATCCGGTGAAGTGA